A region of Sugiyamaella lignohabitans strain CBS 10342 chromosome A, complete sequence DNA encodes the following proteins:
- the PSY2 gene encoding Psy2p (Subunit of protein phosphatase PP4 complex; active complex is composed of catalytic subunit Pph3p and Psy2p, with Psy4p apparently providing additional substrate specificity in some cases; regulates recovery from the DNA damage checkpoint and also the gene conversion- and single-strand annealing-mediated pathways of meiotic double-strand break repair; Pph3p and Psy2p localize to foci on meiotic chromosomes; putative homolog of mammalian R3; GO_component: GO:0000794 - condensed nuclear chromosome [Evidence IDA] [PMID 20951350]; GO_component: GO:0005634 - nucleus [Evidence IEA,IEA]; GO_component: GO:0005634 - nucleus [Evidence IDA] [PMID 14562095]; GO_component: GO:0030289 - protein phosphatase 4 complex [Evidence IDA,IMP] [PMID 16299494]; GO_component: GO:0030289 - protein phosphatase 4 complex [Evidence IDA] [PMID 17517611]; GO_function: GO:0008601 - protein phosphatase type 2A regulator activity [Evidence IDA] [PMID 17517611]; GO_process: GO:0006974 - cellular response to DNA damage stimulus [Evidence IGI] [PMID 15598824]; GO_process: GO:2000002 - negative regulation of DNA damage checkpoint [Evidence IMP] [PMID 16299494]; GO_process: GO:2000002 - negative regulation of DNA damage checkpoint [Evidence IMP] [PMID 17517611]; GO_process: GO:1902660 - negative regulation of glucose mediated signaling pathway [Evidence IMP] [PMID 24277933]; GO_process: GO:0006470 - protein dephosphorylation [Evidence IMP] [PMID 17517611]; GO_process: GO:0072462 - signal transduction involved in meiotic recombination checkpoint [Evidence IMP] [PMID 20951350]), whose translation MTEIPTSPWKVKIYENVDNVWTDRGTGFCIGQIVQSQVSDTGDDDNGRSRTLSPSGITASSETASSGSLSLSTLEANEIPVSHEAFLTVYAENSHDELILKTRVFGDIHYHKQQDSLIVWSEPNDSEMCLSFQEAKGCSTLCDFLIFVQNNFEHDISVLAIKSIDNGSDETVTELLAGPLTFPPDPAISNLGDVIDALNNSASTQYNRDAIVKYIHDSDFISKLVRIFSVAEDLHSLPDLHNLCRIMKMFCKCSPQFQRSVIKILTSSQS comes from the coding sequence ATGACCGAGATTCCTACATCTCCTTGGAAGGTCAAGATTTATGAGAATGTGGACAATGTCTGGACGGACCGGGGAACTGGCTTTTGCATTGGCCAAATAGTGCAAAGTCAGGTCTCTGACACGGGCGACGACGACAATGGCCGCAGCAGAACGTTGTCTCCATCAGGCATAACCGCATCGTCCGAAACAGCGTCATCTGGCTCCTTGTCACTATCAACACTCGAAGCCAACGAAATTCCTGTATCTCATGAAGCATTTTTGACTGTGTATGCAGAAAACTCCCATGATGAACTCATTCTGAAAACACGAGTTTTCGGAGATATTCACTATCACAAGCAACAAGATTCGCTAATAGTGTGGTCCGAGCCAAATGATAGCGAAATGTGTCTTAGTTTTCAAGAAGCAAAAGGATGTTCTACTCTGTGTGATTTTCTAATTTTCGTACAAAATAATTTCGAACACGACATCTCAGTGCTTGCCATCAAAAGCATAGATAATGGATCAGACGAAACAGTGACCGAGCTCCTTGCGGGGCCACTGACATTCCCACCAGATCCTGCTATTTCTAATCTGGGCGATGTCATTGATGCACTTAATAACTCGGCTTCCACTCAATACAACAGAGACGCCATCGTTAAATATATCCACGACAGTGACTTTATATCCAAGCTGGTTCGTattttttcagttgctgAGGACCTACATAGCCTCCCTGACCTCCACAATCTATGTCGAATAATGAAAATGTTCTGTAAGTGCAGTCCCCAGTTCCAGCGCTCAGTTATCAAAATACTAACTAGTTCGCAGTCCTAA
- the SWC3 gene encoding Swc3p (hypothetical protein; component of the SWR1 complex, which exchanges histone variant H2AZ (Htz1p) for chromatin-bound histone H2A; required for formation of nuclear-associated array of smooth endoplasmic reticulum known as karmellae; GO_component: GO:0000812 - Swr1 complex [Evidence IDA] [PMID 14645854]; GO_component: GO:0000812 - Swr1 complex [Evidence IDA] [PMID 14690608]; GO_component: GO:0005739 - mitochondrion [Evidence IDA] [PMID 14576278]; GO_component: GO:0005739 - mitochondrion [Evidence IDA] [PMID 16823961]; GO_component: GO:0005634 - nucleus [Evidence IEA,IEA]; GO_component: GO:0005634 - nucleus [Evidence IDA] [PMID 14562095]; GO_function: GO:0003674 - molecular_function [Evidence ND]; GO_process: GO:0016568 - chromatin modification [Evidence IEA]; GO_process: GO:0006338 - chromatin remodeling [Evidence IDA] [PMID 14645854]; GO_process: GO:0006338 - chromatin remodeling [Evidence IGI,IMP] [PMID 14690608]; GO_process: GO:0007029 - endoplasmic reticulum organization [Evidence IMP] [PMID 12868057]; GO_process: GO:0043486 - histone exchange [Evidence IPI] [PMID 16299513]; GO_process: GO:0006355 - regulation of transcription, DNA-templated [Evidence IEA]; GO_process: GO:0006351 - transcription, DNA-templated [Evidence IEA]), whose protein sequence is MESPAPRRSSRRIQSLQQHEREESPLVKTEPSSTPVKKNEKKSAPPSGRKVATPTAETPKQKYPYTVVDGTPVSESLPDYSALEHPLPLEECQSLSYSIEKSRNSWLLGGMFKKFWTRPPRGRKLPTGDSAVREKMNKLCECNMIMGPHIFDVRLFVVKDENPEDDSEEEEEPIPGAGPPGAPNVPNTASPMNPAAAGPPGASNIAGPRPVPVAGQAGAPINSPAPAPGPAPVSAPTPNPSVVTTGPVPAPPLVNTSSSNPPTVNNPGLNTTGAPPARVVPTAPVQPSPNVAQQTAPIAQVPVAQPPVTTAPGPPSATHVTPIRTPVLTVTPQVATGQPLPPVASHPVVPTTHQADTTSSSSSSSTPSATSTPTTNTTQPPVPTPVRPQTTTGNQPTPVSQIQPQRQAINPAAAPSASPVSAASVPGARPTIPGQPGSAGAPAVQRPLAPGPPLQPGQPPRQQIVPRPPPAAPEPITSPNNQATILKLQYIAARDPYLNDLMKIVASGSAAPAQIASFQVYINRARSMPMPEELLARQYNYQAMRQQVRPPKPPKPPKPPKAPKPPKQPKAPRTPKAADPNKKVRNNYTLKRTLKHIIIVFEFKDNPADRYVLPKDSIMEVLPNGEILLSFLATKEVVPEVKPEVANNSSKRSSKSKKRESERAPLPPTAEPIIYFTPLTIAMRNIPPRSLQIVEKGVNRQKKVVQRMEEILKKGVRTKDFSVWYQIDSTDIDLIDTLDEGPKLPEGAVIAPRRQYKPRRRREEGEVDGENTPKRPRKAPVKKEGEDGVESRTKEGEDGEESKTKEGEDSEAKKAKEGEVGEEKKGEEGEDGKEKKEGGDGKDHNTGNKDYVVKKENIDKMDIDDKEPQEDIESKEGEVEKKELAENDKEKVEKLDSKEEDDKKETTNGDNGDLEKSSSNDTSDSLKNQDTPVGHD, encoded by the coding sequence ATGGAATCTCCTGCTCCCCGACGAAGTTCGCGGCGGATTCAAAGTCTCCAACAACACGAGCGAGAAGAATCTCCGTTAGTCAAGACCGAACCCTCTTCTACTCCAGTcaagaaaaatgaaaaaaaatccgcACCACCATCTGGAAGGAAGGTGGCAACACCCACCGCAGAAACTCCCAAACAAAAGTATCCATATACAGTCGTGGATGGTACACCAGTGTCTGAATCATTACCTGATTACTCGGCTCTAGAGCATCCTCTGCCTCTTGAAGAATGTCAGTCATTGTCGTATTCGATTGAAAAGTCGCGAAACAGCTGGCTTTTGGGTGGTATGTTTAAGAAGTTTTGGACTAGACCACCACGAGGTCGTAAATTGCCAACTGGTGATTCGGCTGTAAGAGAAAAGATGAACAAACTCTGCGAATGCAACATGATCATGGGTCCACATATATTCGATGTCAGGTTGTTTGTTGTCAAGGATGAGAATCCTGAAGACgatagtgaagaagaagaggagccTATACCTGGAGCTGGTCCTCCTGGAGCTCCTAATGTGCCTAATACAGCCAGTCCAATGAACCCGGCTGCTGCAGGCCCTCCAGGAGCCTCAAATATAGCAGGACCAAGACCTGTTCCAGTCGCTGGTCAAGCTGGAGCTCCAATCAActctccagctccagctccaggTCCAGCTCCTGTCTCGGCTCCTACCCCAAACCCAAGCGTAGTTACAACTGGGCCAGTTCCAGCACCTCCTCTAGTGAACACTTCAAGCTCTAACCCACCTACTGTAAATAATCCAGGCTTAAATACTACTGGTGCTCCTCCTGCACGAGTTGTTCCAACTGCTCCTGTACAGCCTTCTCCAAACGTGGCTCAACAAACGGCCCCTATTGCGCAAGTTCCTGTAGCTCAACCACCAGTAACTACAGCTCCTGGCCCACCCAGTGCGACACATGTGACCCCTATTAGAACACCAGTACTTACTGTGACTCCTCAAGTAGCTACTGGACAGCCTTTACCCCCAGTAGCAAGTCACCCTGTAGTACCCACAACTCACCAAGCTGACACcacttcatcttcttcttcatcctcaacaCCGTCAGCAACATCCACTCCTACTACTAATACTACCCAACCACCAGTTCCTACTCCTGTAAGACCTCAGACGACTACTGGAAACCAGCCTACTCCGGTATCTCAAATCCAACCCCAAAGACAGGCTATaaatccagcagctgctccttctgCTTCCCCCGTCTCTGCAGCTTCCGTACCTGGAGCAAGACCGACGATACCTGGACAGCCTGGTTCAGCTGGTGCACCTGCTGTGCAGAGACCGCTTGCTCCTGGTCCTCCATTGCAACCTGGCCAACCACCACGGCAACAAATCGTTCCAAGACCACCTCCTGCCGCTCCTGAACCCATAACCAGTCCTAATAACCAAGCAACAATTCTTAAACTTCAGTATATTGCCGCCAGGGACCCGTATTTGAACGATTTGATGAAAATTGTTGCCTCTGGCAGTGCCGCCCCAGCCCAAATTGCTTCATTTCAAGTGTATATCAACCGTGCAAGAAGTATGCCAATGCCTGAAGAACTGTTAGCAAGACAGTATAACTATCAAGCAATGAGGCAACAGGTCAGGCCTCCTAAACCTCCTAAACCGCCCAAGCCACCAAAAGCCCCCAAACCACCCAAACAGCCTAAAGCTCCCAGAACACCAAAAGCAGCCGATCCCAACAAGAAAGTCCGCAACAACTATACTCTGAAACGAACCCTCAAACATATTATCATTGTATTTGAGTTCAAGGATAATCCAGCTGATAGGTATGTTCTTCCAAAGGACTCAATTATGGAGGTGTTGCCAAATGGTGAGATTTTGCTTTCATTTCTAGCTACCAAGGAGGTGGTACCTGAGGTAAAGCCCGAAGTTGCCAACAATTCTAGCAAGCGATCATCGAAATCGAAGAAACGTGAATCAGAACGAGCACCTCTCCCTCCTACAGCCGAAccaataatttatttcacTCCTCTAACAATTGCAATGAGAAACATTCCTCCTCGATCTCTTCAAATTGTCGAGAAGGGAGTTAACAGGCAAAAGAAAGTGGTACAACGAATGGAGGAGATCTTGAAAAAAGGTGTTCGCACTAAAGACTTTTCCGTTTGGTATCAGATTGATAGTACTGACATCGACTTAATTGACACATTAGATGAGGGACCCAAACTTCCAGAGGGCGCTGTAATTGCTCCTCGTAGACAATACAAGCCCCGGAGAAGGAGGGAGGAAGGTGAAGTAGATGGTGAGAATACACCTAAAAGGCCAAGGAAAGCACCAGTTAAGAAAGAAGGCGAAGATGGGGTGGAAAGTAGAACTAAAGAAGGTGAAGATGGGGAGGAAAGTAAAACCAAAGAAGGTGAAGATAGCGAGGCAAAGAAAGCCAAAGAAGGTGAAGTCGGAGAGGAAAAGAAAGGCGAAGAAGGTGAAGATggaaaggaaaagaaagaagggGGCGATGGAAAAGACCATAATACTGGTAATAAAGATTATGTggtcaagaaagaaaatattgataAGATGGATATCGATGATAAGGAACCGCaggaagatattgaaaGTAAGGAGGGAGAAGTCgagaagaaagagcttGCTGAGAATGACAAAGAGAAGGTAGAAAAGTTAGATAGCAAGGAGGAAGACGACAAGAAAGAGACCACCAACGGTGACAATGGTGATTTAGAGAAATCAAGTAGTAACGATACATCTGACTCTTTGAAGAACCAGGACACTCCCGTGGGGCATGATTAA